The Halosimplex litoreum genome has a window encoding:
- a CDS encoding aldo/keto reductase, producing the protein MDCAFVGAGAVARKYADGLPSSPLSLTAVCDLDAERAEALANDHDATAYTDLSALLSAEDAPLVVNLTSHGAHAGVTEQCLEADRHVFGEKPLALDAAEATELVATAERRGLALGCAPINHRCDAQRHAAGLVGDGRLGPVRLGYAHAHVGRVTDWHDAPGSFLSVGPLYDGGVYPLNLLVSWFGPVERVRAADGLDAWPDRERREPDRESHVEATLAFASGPTVRLTASLYAPHRSREFNSLELHGDDGSLYLADSGALAAEADTVRVGGSGRPYVDAPHPAPRRERPYVDGPARLAAAVERGRRPRGSARRATHVVAVCNAVERAVERGESIAVDAVGLEPTRPSAPPVRPAVGTDGAGRSSGAVRDDGRVGRDAALRLPPVGFGCSRYRDGEYVDRVDSIATALDAGYRLFDSAELYGNESRIGELLAQPGTPDRGGLFLTSKVWNTNHEHVAEACEGTLAALGVDAIDCYMLHWPTAWAYQGPLGDLAAKPPAEQERLTFPTDDGGEPETADTDLTETWARMERLHEQGLARTLGVCNVDTEQLERLAAAADVLPAVVQVEAHPYRPRADLVRWCHERGIRVIAHSPLSAPGLLDEPALAEVADERGATPAQVALAWQVDRGVVPIPASNRADHVVANLAAARVELTDTDRERLATLENTEFER; encoded by the coding sequence ATGGACTGTGCGTTCGTCGGTGCCGGCGCGGTCGCCCGGAAGTACGCCGACGGTCTCCCGTCGTCGCCGCTGTCGCTGACCGCGGTCTGCGACCTCGACGCCGAGCGGGCCGAGGCGCTGGCGAACGACCACGACGCGACCGCCTACACCGATCTCTCGGCGCTGCTTTCGGCCGAGGACGCGCCGCTGGTCGTGAACCTGACGAGCCACGGGGCCCACGCGGGGGTCACGGAGCAGTGCCTCGAGGCCGACCGGCACGTCTTCGGCGAGAAACCGCTCGCGCTCGACGCCGCGGAGGCGACCGAACTGGTCGCGACCGCCGAGCGCCGCGGTCTCGCCCTGGGCTGTGCGCCGATCAACCATCGCTGTGACGCCCAGCGACACGCCGCCGGATTGGTCGGCGACGGCCGTCTCGGACCCGTTCGACTCGGCTACGCCCACGCTCACGTCGGCCGCGTGACCGACTGGCACGACGCGCCCGGCTCGTTTCTGTCGGTCGGGCCGCTGTACGACGGGGGCGTCTACCCGCTGAACCTGCTCGTGTCGTGGTTCGGTCCGGTCGAGCGCGTTCGCGCGGCCGACGGGCTCGACGCCTGGCCCGACCGCGAGCGCCGCGAGCCCGACCGGGAGAGTCACGTCGAGGCGACGCTGGCGTTCGCGAGCGGGCCGACGGTGCGGCTGACCGCCAGCCTCTACGCGCCCCACCGGAGCCGCGAGTTCAACAGCCTCGAGCTCCACGGCGACGATGGCTCGCTGTATCTCGCCGACAGCGGCGCGCTCGCCGCGGAGGCCGACACCGTCCGCGTCGGGGGATCGGGCCGCCCCTACGTCGACGCGCCCCACCCGGCCCCGCGGCGCGAGCGACCGTACGTCGATGGGCCGGCCCGGCTCGCGGCGGCCGTCGAGCGCGGTCGACGCCCCCGCGGAAGCGCCCGACGGGCGACGCACGTCGTCGCCGTCTGCAACGCCGTCGAACGCGCCGTCGAGCGGGGCGAGTCCATCGCCGTCGACGCCGTGGGGCTCGAACCGACCCGTCCCTCGGCGCCGCCGGTTCGGCCGGCGGTGGGGACGGACGGCGCCGGCCGATCGTCCGGCGCGGTCCGCGACGACGGTCGAGTCGGCCGGGACGCGGCGCTCCGGCTCCCGCCGGTCGGGTTCGGCTGCTCGCGCTATCGCGACGGGGAGTACGTCGACCGGGTGGACTCGATAGCGACCGCGCTCGACGCCGGCTACCGGCTGTTCGACTCGGCGGAGCTGTACGGTAACGAATCTCGGATCGGGGAGTTGCTCGCCCAGCCGGGAACGCCGGACCGCGGGGGGCTGTTCCTGACGAGCAAGGTCTGGAACACCAACCACGAACACGTCGCCGAGGCTTGCGAGGGGACGCTGGCGGCCCTGGGCGTCGACGCCATCGACTGCTACATGCTCCACTGGCCGACCGCCTGGGCCTACCAGGGACCGCTCGGTGACCTCGCGGCGAAGCCCCCCGCCGAGCAGGAGCGGCTGACGTTCCCGACCGACGACGGGGGCGAACCGGAGACGGCCGACACCGACCTGACCGAGACTTGGGCGCGGATGGAGCGGTTGCACGAGCAGGGGCTGGCACGGACGCTGGGGGTCTGCAACGTCGATACCGAGCAACTGGAGCGGCTCGCGGCCGCGGCGGACGTGTTGCCGGCGGTCGTCCAGGTCGAAGCGCACCCCTACCGGCCGCGGGCGGACCTCGTCCGGTGGTGTCACGAGCGCGGGATCCGGGTGATAGCCCACTCGCCGCTGTCGGCGCCGGGGCTGCTGGACGAACCGGCGCTGGCCGAGGTGGCCGACGAGCGAGGAGCGACGCCGGCACAGGTCGCGCTGGCGTGGCAGGTCGACCGCGGCGTCGTCCCGATCCCGGCGAGCAACCGCGCCGACCACGTCGTCGCGAACCTTGCCGCCGCCCGCGTCGAACTGACCGACACGGACCGCGAACGCCTGGCGACGCTCGAAAACACGGAGTTCGAGCGATGA
- a CDS encoding CDP-alcohol phosphatidyltransferase family protein has product MSGAAARGLRREWTAAAVAFAVGLALAVVGLDGLATTDTVVPRWGVVVALPVALQWAAPAVGVGAFVLWFPRRHLDANRPDTDGADDDGADGPVRRYETLGLANRVTLARGGLVAALAGFVAVEPTDAVRWAPAVCYGANCLLDLVDGALARRRGRTTVLGARLDMAFDTLGFLVAPVVAVAWGRLPVWYLSLSAARYLYKAGCAARRKRGHSLRDLPPSRLRRPLAGTQMAFITLALAPVLPAATIRPLAVVVLVPSLAVFARDYLVVAGHVGSRAEPER; this is encoded by the coding sequence ATGAGCGGGGCGGCCGCGAGGGGACTCCGCCGGGAGTGGACCGCCGCGGCAGTCGCGTTCGCGGTCGGGCTGGCCCTCGCCGTCGTCGGGCTGGACGGACTCGCCACGACCGACACCGTCGTCCCCCGCTGGGGGGTCGTCGTCGCGCTCCCGGTCGCCCTCCAGTGGGCGGCGCCCGCCGTCGGCGTCGGGGCGTTCGTCCTCTGGTTTCCCCGTCGCCACCTCGACGCGAACCGCCCCGACACCGACGGAGCGGACGACGACGGGGCCGACGGGCCCGTTCGCCGTTACGAGACGCTCGGACTCGCGAACCGCGTCACGCTCGCCCGCGGCGGGCTCGTCGCTGCCCTCGCCGGGTTCGTCGCCGTCGAGCCGACCGACGCCGTCCGCTGGGCGCCCGCGGTCTGCTACGGGGCGAACTGCCTGCTCGACCTCGTCGACGGCGCGCTCGCGCGCCGTCGGGGCCGGACGACCGTCCTCGGCGCTCGGCTCGACATGGCCTTCGACACCCTCGGGTTCCTCGTCGCCCCCGTCGTCGCGGTCGCGTGGGGCCGGCTCCCGGTCTGGTACCTCTCGCTGTCGGCCGCCCGCTATCTCTACAAGGCCGGTTGCGCTGCGCGGCGAAAGCGCGGTCACTCGCTGCGCGACCTCCCACCGAGCCGACTGCGCCGACCGCTCGCCGGGACGCAGATGGCTTTTATCACGCTCGCGCTCGCGCCGGTCCTTCCCGCCGCGACGATCCGTCCCCTCGCGGTCGTCGTGCTGGTGCCGTCGCTGGCGGTGTTCGCCAGGGACTACCTCGTCGTCGCCGGACACGTCGGTTCGCGCGCCGAGCCCGAACGGTAA
- a CDS encoding GTP cyclohydrolase IIa → MALVQIDEYGPWTVTPAPRRETDLQSLQAELFAELSSFVGERDGYAFYGRFDNMVAVTNGRDPESHRAFQRRVRNRYPVTVSVGVGRATTPVEALGAATEELQAAGSAQADDRREVFGVAERDLPAEARERVTVAHFDVVDATGSLTDRVNAADATLSVRRATLDLATHLREAHDSVAHFVGGDNVIAVCPDLDAAAFDETLTHVREESGIELQVGVGRGPTAHAAGDDAKEALEVCRETGTRLRGVDRVAADD, encoded by the coding sequence ATGGCCCTCGTCCAGATCGACGAGTACGGCCCGTGGACGGTGACGCCGGCGCCCAGGCGCGAGACCGACCTCCAGTCGCTGCAGGCGGAGCTGTTCGCCGAACTGTCGTCGTTCGTCGGCGAGCGCGACGGCTACGCCTTCTACGGCCGCTTCGACAACATGGTCGCGGTGACGAACGGTCGCGACCCCGAGAGCCACCGGGCGTTCCAGCGCCGGGTGCGAAACCGCTATCCGGTGACGGTGAGCGTCGGGGTGGGGCGGGCGACGACGCCGGTCGAGGCGCTCGGTGCGGCGACCGAGGAGCTGCAGGCGGCGGGCAGCGCCCAGGCCGACGACCGCCGCGAGGTGTTCGGCGTCGCCGAGCGCGACCTGCCCGCCGAGGCCCGCGAACGCGTGACGGTCGCGCACTTCGACGTGGTCGACGCGACGGGGTCGCTGACCGACCGGGTCAACGCCGCCGACGCGACGCTGTCGGTGCGCCGGGCGACGCTCGACCTGGCGACGCACCTGCGGGAGGCCCACGACAGTGTCGCCCACTTCGTCGGCGGGGACAACGTGATCGCGGTCTGTCCGGATCTGGACGCGGCGGCGTTCGACGAGACGCTCACGCACGTCCGCGAGGAGAGCGGGATCGAACTGCAGGTCGGCGTCGGCCGCGGGCCCACGGCGCACGCGGCCGGCGACGACGCGAAGGAAGCCCTGGAGGTCTGTCGGGAGACCGGCACTCGCTTGCGGGGCGTCGACAGGGTCGCGGCCGACGACTGA
- a CDS encoding zinc-dependent alcohol dehydrogenase → MERTSLYFTAPRTVERRPTSVDPDPDEVVVETRVSGISAGTELLIYRDEAPTDVPADETLDALDGDLTYPVRYGYAAVGDVVATGGRVADDWLDRTVFGFNPHETRFAAAPDALVAVPEDVSPEAMTMAPSVETATSLVLDGRPRVGERVVVFGAGVVGLCTVARLAEFPLDRLVAVDPIAARRERARDLGADAAVGPGGIASVVDGWDDPDGADLVFELSGQPEALDAAVDAAGYDSRVVVGSWYGDKPATLDLGTDFHRDRVSVESSQVSTLDPETRGRWSKPRRMDVALDCLGRLDTESLISHRVPFGEATEAYRLLDERADDPLQVLLTYE, encoded by the coding sequence ATGGAGCGCACGTCGCTGTACTTCACGGCGCCGCGCACGGTCGAGCGGCGGCCGACGAGCGTCGACCCCGACCCCGACGAGGTGGTCGTCGAGACGCGCGTCTCCGGGATCAGCGCCGGGACGGAGCTGCTCATCTACCGCGACGAGGCACCGACCGACGTGCCCGCCGACGAGACGCTGGACGCTCTGGACGGCGACCTGACCTACCCTGTCCGGTACGGCTACGCGGCCGTCGGAGACGTGGTCGCGACCGGCGGCCGTGTCGCGGACGACTGGCTCGATCGCACGGTCTTCGGGTTCAACCCCCACGAGACGCGATTCGCCGCCGCTCCCGACGCGCTCGTCGCCGTGCCCGAGGACGTGAGTCCCGAAGCGATGACGATGGCGCCCTCGGTCGAGACGGCCACGTCGCTCGTCCTCGACGGCCGTCCGCGGGTCGGCGAGCGCGTCGTCGTCTTCGGTGCCGGCGTGGTCGGCCTCTGTACCGTCGCCCGCCTCGCCGAGTTCCCGCTCGACCGGCTGGTCGCCGTCGACCCCATCGCCGCCCGACGCGAGCGAGCCCGCGATCTCGGTGCGGACGCGGCCGTCGGCCCCGGCGGAATCGCCTCGGTCGTCGACGGTTGGGACGACCCTGACGGTGCCGACCTCGTGTTCGAACTGTCGGGCCAGCCCGAGGCGCTCGATGCGGCCGTCGACGCGGCGGGCTACGATAGCCGCGTCGTCGTCGGCTCCTGGTACGGCGACAAGCCCGCGACGCTCGACCTGGGCACGGACTTCCACCGCGACCGGGTGTCGGTCGAGTCGAGTCAGGTCAGCACGCTGGACCCGGAGACGCGGGGTCGGTGGAGCAAGCCCAGGCGGATGGACGTCGCCCTCGATTGCCTCGGACGGCTCGACACCGAGTCGCTGATCTCCCACCGTGTCCCGTTCGGTGAGGCCACCGAGGCGTATCGACTCCTCGACGAGCGCGCCGACGACCCGCTGCAGGTGCTGTTGACCTACGAGTGA
- a CDS encoding 6-pyruvoyl trahydropterin synthase family protein, translated as MTESHDYELTVTREFVAQHFLTVPDPGPEGQVHSHVFTVELRFGGPELGEYGYLVDIDAVEAVLDDLEARYRDALLNDLPEFEGLNPSVEHFARLFGDRVAAALADPNPDALVVRIWEDDFAWASHRRDLGGTGVGNGSGVSDGERANDGTGAE; from the coding sequence ATGACCGAATCACACGACTACGAACTGACCGTCACCCGCGAGTTCGTCGCACAGCACTTCCTGACCGTCCCCGACCCCGGGCCGGAGGGCCAGGTCCACAGCCACGTCTTCACCGTCGAACTCCGGTTCGGTGGCCCCGAACTCGGCGAGTACGGCTACCTCGTCGACATCGACGCCGTCGAGGCCGTTCTCGACGACCTCGAAGCCCGTTACCGGGACGCACTGCTCAACGACCTCCCGGAGTTCGAGGGGCTGAACCCCAGCGTCGAACACTTCGCGCGGCTGTTCGGCGACCGCGTCGCGGCGGCGCTGGCCGACCCCAACCCCGACGCATTGGTCGTCCGGATCTGGGAGGACGACTTCGCCTGGGCGAGCCACCGGCGGGACCTGGGCGGTACCGGCGTCGGGAACGGGAGTGGAGTGAGCGACGGTGAGAGAGCGAACGACGGAACCGGCGCCGAATGA
- a CDS encoding methyltransferase domain-containing protein, translating into MTHAATRYLESKRSVDDRARSRRVRDRLLGALPDAPRVLEAGCGTGVTVANLVEWGVDRGEYRGIDRDPGVVAFARAVRPRELRRRGHAVAETPEGLAVDRLAARFETGDALAALADERGADLFVAQAFADLVPLPALLDTVETALAPGGLAYLPITFDGGTVFQPDHPADDRVERAYHEAIDDREGRDVRAGRHLIDLCRQREGDLLAVDGSDWVARPRGGRYPADERHFLDRILGFVADALSGEGIEGFDDWLATRREQLRRGELTYVAHQYDLLYRTPER; encoded by the coding sequence ATGACCCACGCGGCGACGCGGTACCTGGAGTCCAAGCGCTCGGTGGACGACCGCGCACGCTCTCGTCGCGTCCGCGACCGTCTGCTCGGGGCACTCCCCGACGCGCCCCGCGTGCTCGAAGCCGGCTGTGGCACCGGCGTCACCGTCGCGAACCTCGTCGAGTGGGGCGTCGACCGTGGCGAGTATCGGGGGATCGACCGCGACCCGGGCGTCGTCGCGTTCGCCCGCGCCGTCCGGCCGCGGGAACTGCGCCGGCGGGGCCACGCGGTCGCCGAGACGCCCGAGGGGCTCGCCGTCGACCGCCTCGCCGCCCGATTCGAGACCGGCGACGCGCTGGCGGCGTTGGCCGACGAGCGCGGCGCGGATCTCTTCGTCGCACAGGCGTTCGCCGACCTCGTCCCGCTTCCGGCGCTCCTCGACACCGTCGAGACCGCGCTCGCGCCCGGCGGGCTGGCGTACCTCCCGATCACCTTCGACGGCGGAACCGTCTTCCAGCCCGACCACCCCGCAGACGACCGCGTCGAGCGCGCGTATCACGAAGCGATCGACGACCGCGAGGGTCGCGACGTCCGCGCGGGTCGGCACCTGATCGACCTCTGCCGACAGCGCGAGGGCGACCTGCTCGCCGTCGACGGCTCCGACTGGGTGGCCCGTCCCCGCGGCGGGCGGTATCCGGCCGACGAACGGCACTTCCTCGACCGGATCCTCGGCTTCGTCGCCGACGCGCTCTCGGGCGAGGGGATCGAGGGGTTCGACGACTGGCTGGCGACCCGCCGCGAGCAACTTCGGAGGGGCGAGCTGACCTACGTCGCCCACCAGTACGACCTGCTGTACCGAACGCCCGAGCGGTGA
- a CDS encoding ornithine cyclodeaminase translates to MTAAREVELEGHVIDSGMMQASFGIIMDMGGSFEVEEFAIGREKTEESYARLLVEAPDEETLQSIVHELHQNGANPSDPKDATLQRAPKDKVVPYGFYSTTNHPTEVRIDGEWVEVEDVEMDCAVIVEDRESENGGPRAYTKVLSAVEEGDAVVTGETGIRVSPPERPRDREGAFGFMQGGVSSERPSESTIRQVGEAIEETKREGGDVLAVCGPALIHSGAREDLARLVREGFIDMLSIGNGFAVHDLERDLYGTSLGMDTESLDHPRKGHKHHIYTISEIIREGGIEQAVESGTVGSGVMYECVENDVPFVIAGSIRDDGPLPDTITDSMEAQNAIREQAHEADLVLMLSTLLHSVAVGNCLPSTTRTVCVDINPATVTQLLDRGSDQAVGMVTDIGTFVPILADHLLDE, encoded by the coding sequence ATGACTGCCGCGCGCGAAGTCGAGTTGGAGGGTCACGTCATCGACTCGGGGATGATGCAGGCCAGTTTCGGTATCATCATGGACATGGGCGGCTCCTTCGAAGTCGAAGAGTTCGCTATCGGCCGCGAGAAGACCGAGGAGTCCTACGCTCGCCTCCTCGTCGAGGCGCCCGACGAGGAGACCCTGCAATCGATCGTCCACGAGCTCCACCAGAACGGTGCCAACCCCTCGGACCCGAAAGACGCCACGCTCCAGCGCGCCCCCAAGGACAAGGTCGTGCCGTACGGCTTCTACTCCACCACGAACCACCCCACCGAGGTCCGCATCGACGGCGAGTGGGTCGAGGTCGAGGACGTCGAGATGGACTGTGCCGTGATCGTCGAGGATCGGGAAAGCGAGAACGGCGGCCCGCGGGCCTACACGAAGGTCCTCAGCGCAGTCGAGGAGGGCGACGCGGTCGTCACCGGCGAGACCGGAATCAGAGTGAGCCCGCCCGAGCGCCCCCGCGACCGCGAGGGCGCCTTCGGCTTCATGCAGGGAGGCGTCTCCTCGGAACGGCCCTCGGAGTCGACCATCCGGCAGGTCGGCGAGGCCATCGAGGAGACCAAACGCGAGGGCGGCGACGTCCTCGCGGTCTGTGGTCCCGCGCTCATCCACTCGGGCGCCCGCGAGGACCTCGCTCGCCTCGTCCGCGAGGGCTTTATCGACATGCTCTCGATCGGTAACGGCTTCGCCGTCCACGACCTCGAACGCGACCTGTACGGCACCTCCCTCGGTATGGACACCGAGAGCCTGGATCATCCACGAAAGGGCCACAAACACCACATCTACACCATCTCGGAGATCATCCGCGAGGGCGGTATCGAACAGGCCGTCGAGAGCGGCACCGTCGGATCGGGCGTCATGTACGAGTGCGTCGAGAACGACGTGCCCTTCGTCATCGCCGGCTCCATCCGCGACGACGGCCCCCTGCCCGACACCATCACCGACTCGATGGAAGCCCAGAACGCCATCCGCGAGCAGGCCCACGAGGCCGATCTGGTCCTGATGCTCTCGACGCTGCTGCACTCGGTGGCGGTCGGGAACTGTCTGCCGTCGACGACCCGCACCGTCTGTGTCGACATCAACCCCGCCACCGTCACTCAGCTGCTCGACCGCGGCAGCGACCAGGCGGTCGGGATGGTCACCGACATCGGCACGTTCGTCCCGATCCTGGCCGACCACCTGCTGGACGAGTAG
- the rdfA gene encoding rod-determining factor RdfA: protein MTNRQDERPDNKVERVVREYDLGDLGRELERRWTGEGRERQSLRDLADFFNRRVLESAMDEAGVVTLQGELENIYDLLTGDDVTEGARTQARNRLEREGIDVDDLQSDFVSHYAVHTYLRDYRNAEYEGGNDVDQREKSVETIQRLTSRLNAVTRRNVENLRSTERLDIGPVDVIADVQVVCQECGRQEDPIDLIERGGCRCRVDE from the coding sequence ATGACGAATCGACAGGACGAGCGCCCGGACAACAAGGTAGAGCGGGTGGTCCGCGAGTACGATCTGGGGGACCTGGGCCGGGAACTGGAGCGACGGTGGACGGGGGAGGGACGGGAACGCCAGAGCCTGCGCGACCTCGCGGACTTCTTCAACCGGCGCGTGCTGGAGAGCGCCATGGACGAGGCGGGGGTCGTGACGCTGCAGGGGGAACTGGAGAACATCTACGACCTGCTCACCGGCGACGACGTGACCGAGGGGGCGCGCACGCAGGCCCGAAACCGACTCGAACGGGAAGGGATCGACGTCGACGACCTGCAGAGCGACTTCGTGAGCCACTACGCCGTCCACACCTACCTGCGCGACTACCGGAACGCGGAGTACGAGGGCGGCAACGACGTGGACCAGCGCGAGAAGTCCGTCGAGACCATCCAGCGACTCACCAGTCGCCTGAACGCTGTCACCCGACGCAACGTCGAGAACCTCCGCTCGACCGAGCGGTTGGACATCGGACCCGTCGACGTGATCGCGGACGTACAGGTCGTCTGCCAGGAGTGTGGCCGCCAGGAGGACCCGATCGACCTCATCGAGCGCGGCGGCTGTCGCTGCCGTGTCGACGAGTAG
- a CDS encoding archaea-specific SMC-related protein: MGATDSKAKPVDVAVENVGGIDTTDVSFSAGVTILTGRNATNRTSLLQAIMAGLGSDNVSLKGDADEGRVELTVGDETYARTLTRQNGTVVTSGDPYLEEAEIADLFVFLLESNEARRAVERTENLRELIMRPVDTAAIESEIDQLQAERDDIEERLDDLQSLRTTLPELEERRQDLEAEIEDKREELADKKAQIDDADQDVGTTRDQKAELEDALESFREARSDLEDVRYNLDSERESIGALESEIEEVETELAELPEEVSDDVSEVEDHIDRLRDQRQTLDSTVNELQKVIQFNEEMLEGTSSDVVAALRGEDDAEELTERLVDDQVVCWTCGSEVDQSDVETTLDRIRDLRQSKLSERQDLQSEIDDLKTEKATYQEQQRQRSQLEDRRRRAESELSQRRERVEGLEGDRNRLEDRIDDLEGEVNDLQDETQSDLLDLHREANELEFEISRRQDDLDDVSEEIERIESELDRRGDLQDEREELQDRIEDLRTRIDRIETEAVEQFNEHMESVLEMLGYENLERIWIERKQERVKEGRRRVEKSVFDLHVVRSTEDGTTYEDSIDHLSESEREVTGLIFALAGYLTHDVYETCPFLLLDSIEAIDSDRIARLVDYVSEYAEYVVVALLEEDAQALDDTYQRVTEV; this comes from the coding sequence ATGGGAGCGACCGATAGTAAGGCGAAGCCAGTAGACGTCGCCGTCGAGAACGTTGGGGGGATAGACACGACCGACGTGTCGTTCTCGGCGGGTGTGACGATACTCACGGGTCGCAACGCGACGAACCGGACGTCGCTGTTGCAGGCCATCATGGCGGGTCTCGGGAGCGACAACGTCTCGCTCAAAGGCGACGCCGACGAGGGCCGCGTCGAACTGACCGTCGGCGACGAGACGTACGCGCGGACGCTCACGCGTCAGAACGGGACCGTGGTCACGAGCGGCGACCCCTACCTGGAGGAGGCCGAGATCGCCGATCTGTTCGTCTTCCTGCTGGAGTCCAACGAGGCACGTCGGGCCGTCGAACGCACGGAGAACCTCCGGGAGCTCATCATGCGGCCGGTCGACACGGCCGCTATCGAGTCCGAGATCGACCAGTTGCAGGCCGAGCGCGACGATATCGAGGAGCGTCTCGACGACCTCCAGTCGCTGCGCACGACCCTGCCGGAACTGGAGGAGCGCCGTCAGGACCTCGAAGCCGAGATCGAGGACAAACGCGAGGAACTCGCCGACAAGAAAGCACAGATCGACGACGCCGACCAGGACGTGGGAACGACCCGCGACCAGAAAGCCGAGTTGGAAGACGCGCTGGAGTCGTTCCGCGAGGCCCGTTCGGACCTGGAGGACGTGCGCTACAACCTCGACAGCGAGCGCGAGAGCATCGGCGCGCTGGAGTCGGAGATCGAAGAGGTCGAGACCGAGCTCGCCGAACTCCCAGAAGAAGTGTCGGACGACGTGAGCGAGGTCGAGGACCACATCGACCGACTGCGTGACCAGCGCCAGACCCTGGACTCGACGGTCAACGAACTGCAGAAGGTGATCCAGTTCAACGAGGAGATGCTGGAGGGGACGAGTTCGGACGTGGTCGCCGCCCTCCGGGGCGAGGACGACGCCGAGGAGCTGACCGAGCGCCTCGTCGACGACCAGGTGGTCTGCTGGACCTGCGGCAGCGAGGTCGACCAGTCGGACGTCGAGACGACGCTCGACCGGATCCGCGACCTGCGCCAGTCGAAGCTCTCCGAGCGACAGGACCTGCAGTCGGAGATAGACGACCTGAAGACCGAGAAGGCGACCTATCAAGAGCAACAGCGCCAGCGCTCGCAGCTCGAGGACCGCCGTCGCCGCGCCGAATCCGAGCTCTCACAGCGCCGCGAGCGCGTCGAGGGCCTGGAGGGCGACCGCAACCGCCTGGAAGACCGGATCGACGACCTCGAAGGCGAGGTCAACGACCTCCAGGACGAGACCCAGAGCGACCTGCTGGACCTCCACCGGGAGGCTAACGAACTCGAGTTCGAGATCAGTCGCCGGCAGGACGATCTAGACGACGTCTCCGAGGAGATCGAGCGCATCGAGTCGGAACTGGACCGTCGCGGGGACCTCCAGGACGAGCGCGAGGAACTCCAGGACCGGATCGAGGACCTGCGCACCCGGATCGACCGTATCGAGACCGAGGCCGTCGAGCAGTTCAACGAGCACATGGAGTCGGTCCTGGAGATGCTCGGCTACGAGAACCTCGAACGGATCTGGATCGAGCGCAAACAGGAACGCGTCAAGGAGGGTCGGCGGCGCGTCGAGAAGTCCGTCTTCGACCTGCACGTCGTGCGTAGCACCGAGGACGGCACGACCTACGAGGACTCGATCGACCACCTCAGCGAGTCCGAGCGCGAGGTGACGGGACTCATCTTCGCACTCGCCGGCTACCTCACCCACGACGTCTACGAGACCTGCCCGTTCCTCCTGCTGGACTCCATCGAGGCCATCGACTCCGACCGCATCGCCCGACTCGTCGACTACGTCTCCGAATACGCCGAGTACGTCGTCGTCGCCCTCCTCGAAGAGGACGCGCAGGCGCTCGACGACACCTACCAGCGCGTCACCGAGGTCTGA